The Actinomadura graeca nucleotide sequence CCGCCGTACCGCTCACTCGCGGTGGATCTGGGGGTCGCACGCAACACGGTCGCGGACGCGTATGCCGAGTTGGTCGCCGAAGGCTGGTTGACAGCCCGGCAGGGATCCGGAACCCGGGTCGCTGAGCGCGTCGCTGCCAGGCCACGGCGTGTTCCCAGGAAGGCCCCTGGGCGTGGGGACGGCGCCGTCCACGATCTGGGGCAGGGGCAGCCGGACGCGACGTCCTTTCCGCGCGCCGCGTGGGCCGCGGCCGTTCGCCGCGCGGTGACCGCCGCACCACATGACGCCTTCGCCCCCGGCGACCCTCAAGGGCGTCCCGAACTGCGCCGCGCGCTGGCCGAGTACCTCGCACGGACGCGTGGCGTGTCTGCTTCACCGGACCAGATCGTCGTCTGCGCCGGGTTCGCGCACGGGCTGCGTCTGCTGTTCGGCGGCGGGGTGCTGTCCGGGCCGCTGGCCGTCGAGCCCTACAGCCTGCCCTTCCACCGCGGCGTCCTGGGCGACGCCGGAGTGCGCACGATCCCGCTGGGCCTGGACGAACGGGGCGCACGGACCGAGGAACTGGCGTCGCGTCCTGGCACCTCGGGGCGGCACGGAGCACGTGCTGTCCTGCTCACTCCCGCTCATCAGTTCCCGATCGGCGGCCCGCTGCATCCGGCGCGCCGCGCCGCGGCCGTCGACTGGGCGCGCGGTCGCGGTGGTGTGGTGCTGGAGGACGACTACGACGGCGAGTTCCGTTATGACCGGGAACCGGTGGGCGCGGTTCAGGGGC carries:
- a CDS encoding PLP-dependent aminotransferase family protein, with amino-acid sequence MPHPRVNFVGEAGSDLHLELSPTGPRRAAVAAALRDAVRSGRLAPGTRLPPYRSLAVDLGVARNTVADAYAELVAEGWLTARQGSGTRVAERVAARPRRVPRKAPGRGDGAVHDLGQGQPDATSFPRAAWAAAVRRAVTAAPHDAFAPGDPQGRPELRRALAEYLARTRGVSASPDQIVVCAGFAHGLRLLFGGGVLSGPLAVEPYSLPFHRGVLGDAGVRTIPLGLDERGARTEELASRPGTSGRHGARAVLLTPAHQFPIGGPLHPARRAAAVDWARGRGGVVLEDDYDGEFRYDREPVGAVQGLDPEHVVYIGSVSKSLSPAIRLGWMVLPPHLVGLVLAAKGLREAWTGVTDQLALAEFIASGHYDKHIRRMRQRYRARRNQLVATLAERAPHIAVTGIAAGLHAVLRLPPGTEPSTVKAATGMGVALDGLAAFRHPDSPQPHWDGLVVGHATPPEHRYRPALDALCRALPPPPDA